From Virgibacillus ihumii, the proteins below share one genomic window:
- a CDS encoding 3-keto-5-aminohexanoate cleavage protein codes for MNKKVILSCAVTGAGETTEKSPHVPVTPKEIADSAIKAAKAGATIAHIHVRDPKTGKLSHDVNLYQETVERIREADTDVIINITSGGGGDWIPSEEDPTRGGAGTDIQTPEERHEPVGKLLPEMCTLDCGSVNFGNMLYVSPTDWLRKQAKLVQDSGVKPELECFDTGQIRFANQLVQEGLIDGDPLFQFCLGIPWGAAADAETLSYMKSRIPENGRWAAFGIGRMQMPIVAESVLQGGSVRVGLEDNLYLKKGQLATNEQLVDKALGIVQSLGSDIMSPAEARDLLNLRNPNGKED; via the coding sequence ATGAATAAAAAAGTGATTTTATCATGTGCGGTAACAGGTGCCGGAGAAACGACTGAAAAAAGTCCACATGTGCCGGTTACCCCGAAAGAAATAGCGGACTCAGCGATTAAAGCTGCAAAAGCGGGTGCAACGATTGCCCATATCCATGTCCGTGATCCAAAGACAGGAAAATTAAGCCATGACGTCAATCTTTATCAGGAAACGGTGGAACGAATTCGTGAAGCGGATACTGATGTGATTATCAATATTACGTCCGGTGGCGGCGGTGATTGGATTCCGAGCGAGGAAGATCCGACCCGTGGCGGTGCCGGAACCGACATTCAAACACCGGAAGAACGTCATGAACCGGTTGGAAAACTACTTCCGGAAATGTGTACGCTCGATTGCGGCAGTGTTAACTTTGGAAACATGCTGTATGTCAGCCCGACTGACTGGCTGCGCAAACAGGCTAAGCTCGTACAGGACAGCGGCGTTAAGCCGGAGCTGGAGTGCTTTGATACCGGACAAATTCGGTTTGCCAATCAGTTGGTGCAGGAAGGTCTGATTGACGGTGATCCGCTGTTTCAATTTTGTCTTGGCATTCCATGGGGAGCGGCAGCTGATGCAGAGACGTTGTCGTATATGAAGAGCAGAATCCCTGAAAATGGACGTTGGGCCGCATTCGGGATTGGCCGCATGCAAATGCCGATCGTCGCCGAATCTGTATTGCAGGGCGGAAGCGTTCGTGTTGGGCTTGAAGACAATCTGTATTTGAAAAAAGGGCAGTTGGCAACGAATGAACAGCTGGTTGATAAAGCGCTCGGGATCGTACAAAGCCTTGGGTCCGACATCATGTCACCAGCCGAGGCACGTGATTTATTAAATTTACGGAACCCAAATGGAAAGGAAGACTAG
- a CDS encoding 3-hydroxyacyl-CoA dehydrogenase NAD-binding domain-containing protein translates to MMNNTIMKVTVVGTGVIGNGWITRFLANGYQVTATDPAPGAEERMREAVRHAWPAMEQMGLSDAASVDNLFFKEDLAEAVGNADFIQECVPEREGLKRGVIADIDQHAPAEAVIASSTSGILPSTLQADAEHHPERVIVAHPFNPVYLMPLVELVGGEKTDAAFVENAREFYSGLDMKPLIVNKEIEGHIADRLMEAIWRESLHIVNDGVATTEEVDASIVYGPGLRWALMGPFMTLHMGGGKAGMRHLLEQFGPALKLPWTKLEAPELTDELAEKVIEGCEQQTAGVEMEKLEERRNEFLIELQQLLEKYWPSANLTGKL, encoded by the coding sequence ATGATGAATAATACAATAATGAAGGTTACGGTTGTTGGAACTGGCGTAATCGGCAACGGCTGGATTACCCGGTTTCTGGCAAACGGTTATCAGGTAACAGCAACAGATCCAGCCCCGGGTGCAGAAGAAAGGATGCGGGAGGCTGTGCGACATGCCTGGCCGGCGATGGAGCAGATGGGACTGTCTGACGCGGCATCCGTGGATAACCTGTTTTTTAAAGAAGATCTCGCAGAAGCTGTTGGGAATGCTGATTTTATTCAGGAATGTGTTCCGGAGCGTGAAGGATTGAAACGAGGCGTGATTGCCGATATCGATCAGCATGCACCAGCGGAAGCAGTTATTGCCTCAAGCACATCGGGTATTTTGCCAAGTACGCTTCAGGCTGATGCGGAACATCATCCGGAGCGGGTTATTGTCGCACATCCATTCAATCCAGTTTATTTGATGCCGTTGGTTGAACTGGTCGGCGGTGAGAAAACGGATGCTGCATTTGTTGAAAACGCAAGAGAGTTTTACAGCGGACTTGACATGAAGCCTCTTATCGTCAATAAAGAAATTGAAGGACACATCGCTGACCGGCTGATGGAGGCTATCTGGCGCGAGTCGCTGCACATTGTAAATGACGGTGTCGCAACCACTGAGGAAGTTGATGCATCGATCGTATATGGCCCGGGATTGCGTTGGGCTCTGATGGGGCCTTTCATGACGTTGCATATGGGTGGCGGAAAAGCAGGCATGCGCCATCTATTGGAACAATTTGGACCCGCGCTGAAATTGCCATGGACAAAATTGGAAGCACCGGAGTTAACGGATGAGCTTGCCGAAAAAGTAATTGAAGGCTGTGAACAGCAAACAGCAGGCGTTGAAATGGAAAAGCTGGAAGAACGTCGTAATGAATTTTTAATTGAACTGCAACAGCTGCTGGAAAAATACTGGCCAAGCGCTAATTTGACAGGTAAACTTTAA
- a CDS encoding CoA-acylating methylmalonate-semialdehyde dehydrogenase, translated as MTKAATEVRKLKNYINGEWVDSKTTQYEDVYNPATKEVIAKVPLSTKGEVDYAQDIAQQAFEQWKDVPVQKRARILFNYQQLLQQNKEELARIITIENGKNTTEALGEVGRGIENVEFAAGAPTLIMGDSLANVATDIEAANYRYPIGVIGGITPFNFPMMVPCWMFPMAIAVGNTFILKPSEKTPLLTEKLAELLEEAGLPKGVFNIVYGAHDVVNGILDHPGIKAISFVGSKPVGEYVYKRGSENLKRVQALTGAKNHTVVLKDTNLDDAVADIVSAAFGSAGERCMACAAVTVEDDVADEFIAKLKEAADHVKMGNGLDDGVFLGPVIREENQKKTVDYIEKGVTEGATLLRDGRKDDLDGGYFVGPTIFEGVTTDMTIWKEELFAPVLSVIRVKNLKEAVETANQSEFANGACLFTSNTSSVRYFRENIDAGMIGVNLGVPAPMAFFPFSGWKSSFFGTLHANGKDSVDFYTRKKVVTARYKAPEFK; from the coding sequence ATGACGAAAGCAGCAACTGAAGTACGAAAACTAAAGAATTACATAAACGGTGAGTGGGTTGATAGTAAAACTACTCAATACGAAGATGTCTACAATCCTGCAACCAAAGAAGTTATCGCGAAAGTGCCCCTGTCAACTAAGGGAGAAGTTGACTATGCACAAGACATTGCACAGCAGGCATTTGAACAGTGGAAAGATGTGCCGGTCCAAAAACGCGCACGAATTCTATTTAACTATCAGCAATTACTGCAACAAAACAAGGAAGAATTAGCCCGCATAATTACAATCGAGAACGGCAAAAACACAACCGAAGCACTCGGTGAAGTCGGACGCGGGATTGAAAATGTGGAATTTGCAGCCGGTGCTCCGACGCTTATAATGGGAGATTCGCTGGCAAATGTCGCAACAGACATTGAAGCAGCAAACTATCGCTATCCAATTGGTGTTATTGGCGGAATTACACCATTTAACTTTCCGATGATGGTACCTTGCTGGATGTTCCCTATGGCAATAGCTGTCGGTAACACATTCATCTTGAAACCATCGGAAAAAACTCCATTATTAACAGAAAAACTAGCTGAACTGCTGGAAGAAGCTGGTCTCCCTAAAGGCGTATTTAACATTGTATATGGTGCACACGACGTTGTAAACGGCATTCTTGACCACCCTGGTATTAAGGCGATTTCCTTTGTCGGTTCGAAACCAGTTGGGGAATATGTTTACAAACGGGGAAGCGAAAACCTGAAACGTGTCCAGGCTCTGACTGGCGCAAAAAATCATACCGTTGTTTTAAAAGATACCAATCTGGATGATGCGGTAGCAGACATCGTTTCTGCAGCTTTCGGATCAGCTGGAGAGCGCTGCATGGCGTGTGCAGCAGTAACCGTTGAAGATGATGTTGCCGATGAATTCATCGCAAAACTAAAGGAAGCTGCTGATCATGTAAAAATGGGGAACGGCCTGGATGATGGCGTCTTTTTAGGACCGGTAATCCGGGAAGAAAACCAAAAGAAAACAGTAGATTACATTGAAAAGGGTGTCACTGAAGGAGCTACGCTGCTAAGAGACGGTCGTAAAGATGACTTGGATGGCGGTTACTTTGTTGGCCCAACCATTTTTGAAGGCGTAACAACAGACATGACCATTTGGAAAGAGGAACTATTTGCACCTGTGTTATCTGTAATTCGCGTTAAGAACTTGAAAGAAGCAGTTGAAACAGCAAACCAGTCTGAATTTGCCAATGGTGCATGCCTCTTCACTTCAAATACTTCCTCGGTACGTTATTTCCGGGAGAATATCGATGCAGGTATGATTGGGGTTAACCTTGGTGTTCCGGCCCCAATGGCATTTTTCCCATTCTCGGGATGGAAATCATCATTCTTCGGCACATTGCATGCAAACGGTAAAGACAGCGTCGATTTTTACACGCGCAAAAAAGTAGTGACTGCGCGTTATAAAGCACCTGAATTTAAATAA
- a CDS encoding thioesterase family protein, whose protein sequence is MSKVILSDVVREDWIDYNGHMNDAEYVRAFSWGVDAFMNLIGLTGDFRDSQHYTMFTLENHVCYLDEMKLDEPFEVRLSLLDYDAKRAHVFFELYGEKGKRAATSEQMLMGIDQTSGSPAPFPEEVFAKVEELAAEHTPEEKPKEAGRVIGIRKKK, encoded by the coding sequence ATGAGCAAAGTAATCTTGAGTGATGTTGTCCGCGAAGACTGGATTGATTACAACGGCCACATGAATGATGCCGAATATGTGCGTGCATTCAGCTGGGGTGTTGATGCATTTATGAATCTGATCGGCTTGACCGGAGATTTCCGTGATTCTCAACACTACACAATGTTTACGCTGGAAAATCACGTGTGTTATTTAGATGAAATGAAGCTGGATGAGCCTTTTGAGGTTCGTTTGAGCCTGCTTGATTATGATGCCAAACGAGCGCACGTCTTTTTTGAATTGTATGGCGAAAAAGGAAAACGTGCTGCAACCAGTGAGCAGATGCTGATGGGAATTGATCAGACATCCGGCAGTCCGGCACCGTTTCCTGAAGAAGTTTTTGCGAAGGTGGAAGAGCTGGCTGCTGAGCATACGCCGGAAGAAAAGCCAAAAGAAGCGGGCCGTGTGATCGGGATTCGGAAGAAAAAGTAA
- a CDS encoding TetR/AcrR family transcriptional regulator, whose protein sequence is MAKNDTRHKILEAASNIVQQDGILDLTLEAAAEQAGVSKGGLLYHFPSKDALIEGMVQHLMEGYAANMKKEADQDTAEKGRWTRAFIKETFLQSTPSKNMDAGLMAAAAINPDLLKPIQDAYEKWQDNIENDGLNPVNATVLRLAVDGLWFSEIFGLAPLEKRQRELVLERLIQLTKEE, encoded by the coding sequence ATGGCTAAAAATGATACACGACATAAAATTCTCGAGGCTGCTTCAAACATTGTACAACAGGATGGAATACTGGATTTAACCTTGGAAGCTGCAGCGGAACAGGCTGGTGTCAGTAAAGGCGGTCTGCTGTATCACTTCCCTTCCAAAGACGCATTAATTGAGGGAATGGTTCAGCATCTAATGGAAGGCTATGCTGCAAATATGAAGAAAGAGGCTGATCAGGACACTGCAGAAAAAGGTCGATGGACTCGTGCCTTTATTAAAGAAACATTTCTGCAGAGCACTCCAAGCAAAAACATGGATGCGGGCTTAATGGCAGCAGCAGCCATCAACCCTGATTTGCTGAAACCTATCCAAGACGCCTATGAGAAATGGCAAGATAACATCGAAAACGATGGGCTTAATCCGGTTAATGCGACTGTTTTGCGCCTTGCAGTGGATGGTCTTTGGTTTTCTGAAATTTTTGGGTTAGCTCCGCTCGAAAAACGGCAGCGGGAGCTTGTGCTGGAAAGGTTGATTCAGCTAACAAAGGAGGAATGA
- a CDS encoding GbsR/MarR family transcriptional regulator: MDEQVYGVKQQFIEKLIDNMHAFGVSPTVGRVLGTIYMNREPMMLDELSAETGMSKMRMSQVVREMMELNIAERVFKPGIRKDLYQVEQDYYETFISLFTSTWKKAIKRNKQFEQKLMHSLKQIQEKQSELSAADEQLVNEYLEEAYEWMNYYDWIRRLIVHFESGEIFKYVPKKQEEFK, translated from the coding sequence ATGGACGAACAAGTTTATGGTGTGAAGCAGCAATTTATTGAAAAATTGATCGATAATATGCATGCTTTTGGCGTATCCCCAACCGTTGGGCGTGTTCTTGGCACGATTTATATGAATCGCGAGCCAATGATGCTGGATGAACTGTCTGCTGAGACCGGTATGAGTAAAATGCGCATGAGTCAGGTTGTCCGGGAAATGATGGAGTTGAATATTGCCGAACGTGTATTTAAACCGGGGATTCGCAAAGACTTATACCAGGTGGAACAGGATTATTATGAAACATTTATTTCGTTATTTACTTCGACCTGGAAAAAGGCGATTAAGCGGAACAAACAGTTTGAGCAGAAATTGATGCACAGCCTGAAGCAGATACAGGAAAAACAATCGGAATTATCGGCTGCGGATGAGCAGTTGGTTAATGAATATTTGGAAGAAGCGTATGAGTGGATGAATTATTATGACTGGATTCGCCGGTTAATCGTACACTTTGAAAGCGGCGAAATCTTTAAATACGTACCAAAAAAACAGGAGGAATTCAAATGA
- a CDS encoding LLM class flavin-dependent oxidoreductase codes for MKKQIHLNGFIQNSPSPHSTGLWKYEKDQGTNHNRLSYWTETAKVLERGKFDALFIADVLGTYSVYKNSHRPAAQHAVQLPAHDPLIPISAMAAVTENLGFAPTISATYAQPYALARQLSTLDHLTEGRVAWNVVTSYLESEAVNLGLSGRLQHDLRYDRADEFLEVVYKLWEHSWDDNAVIYDKENDNFADPDKVDLINHQGEFFDVPGPHLVEPSPQRTPVLFQAGASPRGRNFAAKHAEAVFTKNHSLDALQQYSEDIRNRTKEQGRQPGNVLIFPMILPIIGSTEEEAYAKYEELTEQVSYEGTLSLLSGHTGIDFSTYDPDQYIEDMKTEAVQGNLDMYAKDPNKKWTLREAVKNHGLGNGTVRFIGTPEQIANKIEEWAIEGDADGFNIAQTYSPGTFEEFVDYVVPELQKRGIYRKEYEAKTLRENMFGKGQPHLPENHPAKKLGVLSK; via the coding sequence ATGAAAAAGCAAATTCATTTAAACGGTTTTATCCAAAACTCACCTTCTCCGCACTCAACAGGGTTGTGGAAATATGAAAAAGATCAAGGTACCAATCATAACCGATTGTCTTACTGGACAGAAACAGCAAAAGTGTTGGAACGTGGGAAATTCGATGCACTTTTTATCGCTGATGTATTAGGGACCTACAGTGTTTATAAAAACAGCCATCGACCGGCGGCACAGCATGCTGTACAGCTGCCCGCACATGATCCGTTGATTCCGATTTCGGCAATGGCGGCGGTAACGGAAAACTTAGGTTTTGCACCGACCATATCCGCAACATACGCACAGCCTTATGCGTTGGCACGGCAGTTATCCACGCTGGATCACCTGACAGAAGGGCGTGTGGCCTGGAATGTGGTGACATCGTATTTGGAAAGTGAAGCGGTGAACCTTGGTCTTTCCGGACGCCTTCAGCATGATCTCCGCTATGACCGGGCGGATGAGTTTTTGGAAGTGGTTTATAAGTTATGGGAACACAGCTGGGATGACAATGCCGTTATTTATGATAAAGAAAATGACAATTTTGCAGATCCGGATAAGGTCGACTTGATTAATCATCAAGGGGAATTTTTCGATGTACCCGGACCGCATTTAGTCGAACCATCGCCACAGCGTACGCCGGTTCTCTTCCAGGCAGGGGCTTCACCAAGGGGAAGAAATTTTGCGGCAAAACACGCAGAAGCTGTTTTTACAAAAAATCATTCACTGGATGCTTTGCAGCAATATTCCGAGGACATTCGGAATCGCACGAAGGAACAGGGCAGACAACCTGGTAATGTGCTTATTTTCCCAATGATTTTGCCGATTATCGGTTCGACAGAAGAAGAGGCTTATGCCAAATATGAGGAACTTACGGAGCAGGTCAGCTATGAAGGAACGCTTTCGCTGTTATCCGGGCATACAGGGATTGATTTCTCCACATACGATCCTGACCAGTATATCGAGGATATGAAAACGGAAGCTGTTCAGGGGAATCTGGATATGTATGCCAAAGATCCAAATAAAAAATGGACATTGCGTGAGGCTGTTAAAAATCATGGGCTTGGCAATGGAACGGTCCGGTTTATCGGGACACCGGAACAGATCGCCAACAAAATAGAAGAGTGGGCAATCGAGGGCGATGCTGATGGATTTAATATTGCCCAAACGTATTCACCGGGGACATTTGAGGAATTTGTGGATTATGTTGTGCCTGAGTTGCAGAAACGCGGGATCTATCGGAAAGAATATGAGGCAAAAACATTGCGGGAGAACATGTTTGGTAAAGGACAGCCCCACTTGCCGGAAAATCATCCTGCTAAAAAATTAGGAGTATTAAGCAAATAA
- a CDS encoding YndM family protein, with product MDYVKALVIKLVMITAVLWIVLGAFYGVSVGDILLTSVLLTGVSFLGDVFILPIFGNASAALGDFGLLFAGVWILGIFLFEGNFSLGSAALISAAIIAVGEYFLHNYMENHDLKDQTEVMDTMGVSPQDKMQTEFGSDVDPEADIKRETSDKGNNEKE from the coding sequence ATGGACTATGTAAAAGCGCTGGTAATCAAATTGGTCATGATAACTGCAGTATTATGGATTGTGTTAGGTGCATTTTATGGCGTTTCTGTTGGCGATATTTTGCTTACCAGCGTATTATTAACTGGCGTATCATTTCTTGGCGATGTATTCATTTTACCCATTTTTGGGAATGCCAGTGCTGCTTTAGGCGATTTTGGCCTTCTTTTTGCCGGAGTCTGGATACTCGGTATTTTTCTGTTTGAAGGGAACTTTTCTCTCGGATCCGCTGCATTAATTTCAGCAGCTATTATTGCTGTTGGAGAGTATTTTCTTCATAATTATATGGAGAATCATGATTTAAAAGATCAAACTGAAGTGATGGACACAATGGGGGTTTCCCCACAAGATAAGATGCAAACCGAATTTGGTTCGGATGTGGATCCAGAGGCTGATATTAAAAGGGAAACATCAGATAAAGGAAACAATGAGAAGGAATAG
- a CDS encoding betaine/proline/choline family ABC transporter ATP-binding protein (Members of the family are the ATP-binding subunit of ABC transporters for substrates such as betaine, L-proline or other amino acids, choline, carnitine, etc. The substrate specificity is best determined from the substrate-binding subunit, rather than this subunit, as it interacts with the permease subunit and not with substrate directly.), with product MLTFQDVSKVYNGTKKAVENMTLEVEKGEFIVFIGPSGCGKTTTMKMINRLIEPTDGTISIEGENILDKDPVELRREIGYVIQQIGLFPHMTIQENISLVPKLLKWPEDKRRKRAEELLELVNMDAQFLDRFPHELSGGQQQRIGVLRALAADPPLILMDEPFGALDPITRDSLQEEFKKLQQSLGKTIVFVTHDMDEALELADRIVIMRDGELVQVGSPDEIMRNPVNEFVEQFIGKDRLIQAQPNIQTVEQIMNHDPITIKMEQTLAEAIQIMKDKRVDTLLAVDEKEKLKGYIDIEIIDQNHTKNTLVKEVVNSEIYTVEEGTLLRDSIHRILRKGIKNIPVVDNKQTLLGIVTRASLADIVYDTIWGETETAQSAG from the coding sequence TTGCTGACATTTCAAGATGTTTCAAAAGTATACAACGGAACAAAAAAAGCAGTTGAAAATATGACATTGGAAGTGGAAAAAGGAGAATTTATCGTCTTTATCGGCCCAAGTGGCTGTGGAAAAACGACAACAATGAAAATGATTAACCGATTAATTGAGCCGACCGATGGAACAATCTCCATTGAAGGTGAAAATATTCTGGATAAAGATCCCGTGGAACTAAGACGGGAAATCGGCTATGTGATCCAGCAGATTGGACTTTTCCCGCATATGACCATCCAGGAAAATATTTCACTCGTCCCTAAACTTTTAAAATGGCCTGAGGACAAGCGCCGAAAACGAGCTGAAGAATTGCTCGAACTGGTTAACATGGATGCTCAATTCCTTGATCGATTCCCGCATGAACTAAGCGGCGGACAGCAACAGCGAATTGGCGTACTGCGGGCACTGGCTGCGGATCCTCCCCTTATTTTAATGGACGAACCATTTGGCGCACTTGACCCAATCACACGGGATTCACTGCAGGAGGAATTTAAAAAACTGCAGCAGTCCCTCGGCAAAACGATTGTCTTTGTTACCCATGATATGGATGAAGCACTCGAACTGGCTGACCGAATTGTCATCATGCGCGACGGTGAGCTTGTTCAGGTAGGATCACCGGATGAAATTATGCGGAACCCGGTCAACGAATTTGTGGAACAATTCATCGGAAAAGATCGTCTTATTCAAGCACAGCCAAATATCCAGACAGTCGAGCAAATCATGAATCATGACCCAATCACCATCAAGATGGAGCAGACACTTGCCGAAGCCATCCAAATTATGAAAGATAAACGGGTCGACACACTGCTTGCAGTTGATGAAAAGGAAAAACTAAAAGGATATATTGATATTGAAATAATCGACCAGAACCATACGAAAAATACACTCGTCAAAGAAGTCGTTAACTCGGAGATCTATACGGTTGAAGAAGGAACGTTACTGCGTGATTCCATTCACCGGATTTTGCGTAAAGGGATTAAAAACATCCCGGTTGTCGACAACAAACAAACACTGCTTGGTATTGTTACACGTGCCAGCCTGGCTGATATTGTCTACGATACAATCTGGGGCGAAACGGAAACTGCACAATCAGCAGGTTAA
- a CDS encoding sodium:solute symporter family transporter, translated as MDALTIYLWIGLSLFLVIMLALGFVGSKKTKNMSDFAIGGEKLGPVVLGLSFASTYLSAATFLGYPGWSYEWGYSNLWLFLAMIGGGPIGVLMVAKKARKLNTKQKSLSLPDWLGDFYNSDILRVGTGLILLFNIFYIAGQFVAGARIFEYMLGMSYTSGLILIAVVVVVYVLAGGAFADVYTDAVQAILMAAAGLFIFISGLVVFWKGDISSTVSGITNNLAGQDSSLVGVFNSNSIYFDSFTAIMGAIIIQWAFASAPHLFNKVLGLKSEKDVGKMILVYVITTSCCLLILFGGIFSRVGLGNSVQTSDLALIEYVVWVFPAFVVALMGVVILAAAMSTTDGLFVSISTVFANDIFLKVLVKRGIVKADNKKAEKIALRISRLSVLLVGVAAFLIVLQPPKYMADVMWIGISGVAAGTLGPILYAVFAKKKASPRAAESSMFIGLLSYLIIYFGGIEESTMAAGAWSTLIGIGSMIILAKVLKTRHATNVNVSQAQ; from the coding sequence ATGGACGCACTAACAATCTATTTGTGGATCGGATTATCGTTGTTTTTGGTCATTATGTTGGCTTTAGGATTTGTTGGCTCGAAGAAAACGAAAAATATGAGTGATTTTGCGATTGGTGGTGAAAAGCTGGGTCCGGTAGTGCTTGGGCTGTCCTTTGCATCAACCTATTTGAGTGCTGCTACATTTTTAGGTTACCCGGGCTGGTCGTATGAATGGGGATATTCGAATCTGTGGCTGTTTTTGGCCATGATTGGTGGCGGGCCTATCGGTGTTTTAATGGTGGCAAAAAAAGCACGAAAACTGAACACGAAGCAGAAGTCCTTGTCGTTGCCGGACTGGCTGGGTGATTTTTACAACAGTGATATTTTACGGGTCGGCACGGGGTTAATCTTGCTTTTCAACATATTCTACATCGCCGGGCAATTTGTCGCAGGTGCGAGAATATTCGAGTACATGCTTGGAATGTCTTATACGAGCGGATTAATCCTGATTGCAGTTGTTGTTGTCGTGTATGTGCTGGCCGGTGGTGCATTTGCTGACGTTTATACGGATGCGGTACAGGCGATATTAATGGCTGCTGCCGGTTTGTTTATTTTTATTTCCGGATTAGTTGTTTTTTGGAAAGGGGATATTTCTTCAACAGTATCCGGTATCACCAATAATTTGGCCGGCCAGGATTCGAGTCTGGTAGGCGTGTTTAATTCGAATTCCATCTATTTTGATTCATTTACTGCCATCATGGGTGCCATTATAATCCAATGGGCATTTGCATCGGCTCCTCATTTATTCAATAAGGTACTTGGGTTAAAGAGTGAAAAAGATGTCGGAAAAATGATCTTGGTTTATGTGATTACCACTTCTTGCTGTTTACTGATCCTTTTTGGAGGAATATTCAGCAGAGTAGGGCTCGGTAATAGCGTTCAAACCAGCGATCTTGCCCTGATTGAATATGTGGTATGGGTCTTTCCCGCATTTGTCGTAGCGTTAATGGGTGTCGTTATTTTAGCTGCGGCAATGTCAACCACAGACGGTCTGTTCGTTTCCATTTCGACTGTCTTTGCCAATGATATTTTCCTGAAAGTGCTTGTGAAACGGGGAATTGTTAAAGCAGATAACAAAAAAGCTGAGAAAATAGCGTTACGAATCAGCCGCTTATCAGTTCTGCTTGTTGGGGTCGCTGCGTTTCTGATTGTGTTACAGCCACCTAAGTATATGGCGGATGTTATGTGGATTGGTATTTCCGGGGTTGCCGCGGGAACATTGGGTCCTATCTTATATGCCGTATTTGCTAAGAAAAAAGCATCGCCTAGAGCAGCCGAATCATCGATGTTTATTGGGCTGCTATCTTATCTCATTATCTATTTCGGCGGCATCGAGGAGAGTACGATGGCGGCAGGTGCGTGGTCCACACTTATCGGGATTGGATCGATGATTATCCTTGCGAAAGTGTTGAAAACGCGGCATGCGACTAATGTTAATGTAAGTCAGGCTCAGTAG
- a CDS encoding DMT family transporter translates to MAGMMYLLIAIIAEVIGTTALKSSNGFSNLFPSIIVVVSYVLSFFLLGMSLKTIPLGIGYALWSGIGTALTIIIGVVVWKEAMSLASVLGILLILSGVVILNMNKVGIG, encoded by the coding sequence ATGGCAGGCATGATGTACCTTCTTATCGCAATAATCGCTGAGGTGATTGGAACAACGGCACTGAAATCAAGCAATGGCTTCAGTAACTTGTTCCCGTCTATTATTGTCGTTGTGAGCTATGTTCTTTCTTTTTTCTTATTGGGCATGTCACTAAAAACAATCCCATTAGGCATCGGGTATGCCCTATGGTCCGGTATCGGAACCGCTCTGACAATTATTATTGGTGTAGTGGTTTGGAAAGAAGCAATGTCGTTAGCAAGTGTGCTCGGTATCCTGCTGATTTTATCGGGTGTAGTTATTTTGAATATGAATAAGGTTGGAATTGGCTAG